One stretch of Thermococcus sp. DNA includes these proteins:
- a CDS encoding DUF1102 domain-containing protein, giving the protein MKKILALGMLGLMIAAAFALGTSATFRDYEAQRSVHISVVSDDNELIDLTPVQPYAYLNDGGQLVIDFSADNPNWPGWENESWWVWDEEQNMSIPAKGLGISPKSRYNFDHVFNVSNHLWENEYIVVRVTSSNNNIKFYNPTKDGDGMWRMYKTDGNGAAYSSDSAKVDVCFYLAPGEALGIGMELAGPDDVNDGDLYGVITIEAYPVGEAPFECNAGGGPQ; this is encoded by the coding sequence ATGAAGAAAATTTTGGCCCTCGGTATGCTGGGGCTGATGATCGCGGCGGCCTTTGCACTAGGCACTAGCGCAACCTTCAGGGACTACGAGGCTCAGAGAAGCGTCCATATCAGTGTCGTTTCAGACGATAATGAGCTCATCGACCTGACGCCGGTTCAGCCCTACGCGTACCTTAACGATGGGGGGCAACTTGTTATTGACTTCTCAGCGGACAACCCGAACTGGCCTGGCTGGGAAAATGAGAGCTGGTGGGTATGGGACGAAGAGCAGAACATGTCGATCCCAGCAAAGGGACTCGGTATCAGCCCGAAGTCAAGATACAACTTTGACCACGTGTTCAACGTCAGCAACCACCTCTGGGAGAACGAGTACATTGTTGTTAGAGTGACTTCAAGCAACAACAACATCAAGTTCTACAACCCCACCAAGGACGGAGACGGCATGTGGAGGATGTACAAGACCGATGGTAACGGCGCTGCATACAGCTCGGACAGCGCTAAAGTGGATGTCTGCTTCTACCTAGCACCTGGCGAGGCCCTGGGAATCGGCATGGAGTTGGCCGGACCCGACGACGTCAACGATGGCGACCTCTACGGAGTCATAACCATTGAGGCATACCCAGTTGGAGAAGCACCGTTTGAGTGCAACGCAGGGGGCGGACCGCAATGA
- a CDS encoding glycosyltransferase family 2 protein, giving the protein MKISVIVPTYNERENLEELFERISRALSDHDYEIIVVDDDSPDGTWEFAQQLSEKYPVRVIRRTEEKGLSSAVIRGFKEAEGDVFVVMDADLQHPPEVIPELLDAIENGADVAVASRYVPGGGVKNWYWYRKLISRGAIMIGRLALPKIRDVKDPVSGFFALRREVVEGVELNPVGFKILMEILIKGKYRKVAEVPFTFGLRRAGESKLGTKTMLNYLRHVYRLMRWEGELDRLIKFTLVGLSGVVVNQGFLWLFVSGFGWDKILANIPATELAILNNFTWNDLWTFRDLKGKPLWRRLVNFHIAALTGAVVQWIIYAGLVLLGMNYLVANMVGIVVSFLVRFLVNRHVTWG; this is encoded by the coding sequence TTGAAAATCAGCGTTATAGTCCCCACATACAACGAACGCGAAAACCTCGAAGAACTCTTTGAGAGAATCAGCAGGGCCTTGAGTGACCACGACTATGAAATCATCGTTGTTGATGACGATTCTCCGGATGGGACATGGGAGTTCGCCCAGCAGCTTTCGGAAAAGTATCCCGTCAGGGTCATACGAAGGACTGAGGAGAAAGGTCTCTCTTCTGCCGTTATCAGGGGGTTTAAGGAGGCCGAGGGTGACGTTTTCGTCGTCATGGACGCAGACCTTCAGCATCCGCCGGAGGTGATACCCGAGCTCTTGGATGCCATTGAGAATGGGGCTGATGTGGCGGTGGCCAGCAGGTACGTTCCCGGAGGCGGAGTGAAAAACTGGTACTGGTACCGGAAGCTCATCTCCCGGGGCGCGATTATGATAGGCCGTCTCGCACTTCCCAAGATAAGGGACGTCAAAGATCCGGTGAGCGGCTTCTTTGCCCTCAGAAGGGAGGTCGTTGAAGGAGTGGAGCTAAATCCCGTCGGGTTTAAGATTCTGATGGAGATTCTGATTAAGGGCAAGTACAGGAAAGTTGCCGAGGTTCCCTTTACCTTTGGCCTGAGACGGGCTGGAGAGAGCAAGCTCGGAACGAAGACCATGCTGAACTATCTCAGGCACGTCTACCGGCTCATGCGCTGGGAGGGCGAACTGGACAGGCTGATTAAGTTCACCCTTGTTGGCCTCTCTGGAGTCGTGGTTAACCAGGGTTTTCTGTGGCTCTTTGTTTCGGGTTTCGGCTGGGACAAAATACTGGCCAACATCCCCGCGACCGAGCTGGCCATCTTGAACAACTTCACCTGGAACGACCTCTGGACCTTCAGGGACCTCAAGGGAAAGCCCCTGTGGAGGAGGCTCGTCAACTTCCACATCGCGGCTCTGACCGGCGCGGTTGTCCAGTGGATTATCTATGCCGGTCTGGTGCTCCTTGGGATGAACTACCTCGTGGCTAACATGGTTGGTATCGTGGTTTCATTCCTGGTGCGCTTCCTTGTTAACCGGCACGTGACGTGGGGCTAG